One window from the genome of Streptococcus salivarius encodes:
- a CDS encoding LytR/AlgR family response regulator transcription factor encodes MLSIIVLEDDALQRHRVSRLLDEAVEESKAVVDGITFYEQGQELLDADRGSGKSMVYLLDIDLKNQTKQGLDIGLEIRKEDLKAQIAFVTAYSEFMPLTFRYKIQALDFVDKSMEDADLKRALVELLDFAYSQVEQETKAQSLTVKTDKNDVNIPYDDILYIETAPVPHKLIAHTKSNLVEFYGKIAEVAKLDDIFFQTHRSFVVNVSNVTSVDRTANMVFFEGDESCLLSRTRKKELLERLKNR; translated from the coding sequence ATGCTTTCTATTATCGTCCTTGAAGATGATGCCTTGCAGCGTCATCGTGTTAGTCGTTTATTGGACGAAGCAGTTGAGGAGTCGAAGGCCGTTGTTGATGGGATTACCTTTTATGAGCAAGGTCAGGAATTGTTAGATGCTGATAGAGGTTCGGGTAAATCCATGGTTTATCTTTTGGATATTGACCTTAAAAATCAAACGAAGCAGGGACTAGATATTGGGCTTGAAATCCGTAAGGAAGACTTGAAAGCACAAATCGCTTTTGTTACAGCCTACTCTGAGTTTATGCCCTTGACCTTCCGTTATAAGATTCAAGCTCTGGACTTTGTTGATAAATCCATGGAAGATGCAGATCTTAAGAGAGCCTTGGTAGAACTTTTAGATTTTGCGTATTCGCAGGTTGAGCAAGAAACCAAGGCACAGAGTCTGACGGTAAAAACGGATAAAAATGATGTTAATATTCCTTATGATGACATTTTATACATTGAAACAGCCCCTGTGCCACATAAGTTGATTGCTCACACCAAGTCAAATCTAGTAGAATTCTATGGAAAAATTGCAGAAGTAGCGAAATTGGATGATATTTTCTTCCAAACGCATCGCTCTTTTGTTGTCAATGTGAGTAATGTGACAAGTGTGGATCGTACGGCTAATATGGTCTTCTTTGAGGGAGACGAGTCATGCCTCCTCTCGCGGACACGTAAAAAGGAACTTTTGGAACGATTGAAAAATCGTTAA